Proteins encoded together in one Euwallacea similis isolate ESF13 chromosome 12, ESF131.1, whole genome shotgun sequence window:
- the LOC136412670 gene encoding uncharacterized protein gives MGFKLAIFSVLVLVAISDAKLHNTISSRAAGDTCSIVCTPATGTPSPTPTTGTPSTNPEGPGTEITIPDTVSTPTPSGPGDTPAPTPSPAGPGDTPAPTPSPAGPGDTPAPTPSPAGPGDTPAPTPSPAGPGDTPAPTPSPAGPGDTPAPTPSPAGPGDTPVPTPSPAGPGDTSAPTPSPAGPGDTPGPTEPSGPECPCYCWSGGQKYTGGPPSSSRSAHHHVVQGKHLNQRFSEQGKHASNVHSAHENRAHGHEHQQNRDHHQTGHHEHDRHHHAAHENRQYTENH, from the exons atgggGTTCAAACTTGccatttttagtgttttggTGCTTGTTGCTATTTCTG ATGCGAAACTCCACAATACCATAAGTTCGAGGGCGGCGGGAGACACTTGCAGTATTGTAT GCACACCAGCGACTGGGACCCCAAGTCCAACTCCAACAACCGG CACGCCATCGACCAACCCAGAAGGACCTGGTACTGAAATTACAATTCCTGACACCGTATCTACTCCTACTCCATCTGGCCCCGGAGATACTCCTGCACCTACTCCCTCTCCAGCTGGCCCCGGAGATACTCCTGCACCTACTCCCTCTCCAGCTGGCCCCGGAGATACTCCTGCACCTACTCCCTCTCCAGCTGGTCCCGGAGATACTCCTGCACCTACTCCCTCTCCAGCTGGCCCCGGAGATACTCCTGCACCTACTCCCTCTCCAGCTGGCCCCGGAGATACTCCTGCACCTACTCCCTCTCCAGCTGGCCCCGGAGATACTCCTGTACCTACTCCCTCTCCAGCTGGTCCCGGAGATACTTCTGCACCTACTCCCTCTCCAGCTGGCCCCGGAGATACTCCTGGTCCAACTGAACCATCAG GACCTGAATGCCCATGTTATTGTTGGTCAGGAGGTCAAAAGTATACAGGAGGACCACCAAGCA GTTCCCGTTCTGCCCATCACCATGTAGTCCAAGGAAAACACCTTAATCAACGGTTCAGCG AACAAGGTAAACATGCCTCGAACGTGCACTCAGCTCACGAAAATAGGGCACATGGACACGAACATCAACAAAATAGAGATCACCACCAAACCGGCCACCACGAACACGACCGACACCATCATGCTGCCCATGAAAACAGGCAGTATACGGAAAATCACTAA